In a single window of the Rhopalosiphum padi isolate XX-2018 chromosome 1, ASM2088224v1, whole genome shotgun sequence genome:
- the LOC132917716 gene encoding mediator of RNA polymerase II transcription subunit 28, translating to MATPTSGNGNLVDEFDEAFMSLVEIISKEEETFSPVDKEEVRVDIDQCTMRFIDIARQLEAFFLQKRFLLSALKPELIVKEDISELRLELARKDDLIRRHYDKISIWQNLLADLQQVAKSPAQNTMGQSPMPAPMPSPLPIGPPQQQLSPQVPGGMVSPQQAMFLQQQQQQQQQQQQQQQQRPGPVAGGPMPGALLQGPLAYLEKTTSNIGMGDGRR from the coding sequence ATGGCCACCCCAACTAGCGGCAATGGCAATTTGGTGGACGAATTCGACGAAGCGTTCATGTCACTTGTCgaaataatatcaaaagaaGAAGAGACTTTCTCGCCGGTCGACAAAGAAGAAGTACGCGTAGACATAGATCAGTGTACCATGAGATTCATCGACATTGCTAGACAACTGGAGGCGTTTTTTCTGCAGAAACGGTTTCTCCTGTCGGCCCTAAAGCCCGAACTGATCGTTAAAGAAGATATATCCGAGTTGCGTTTAGAGTTGGCGCGTAAAGATGATCTCATCCGGCGCCATTATGATAAAATCTCTATTTGGCAAAATTTGTTGGCTGATTTACAACAGGTGGCCAAATCGCCCGCCCAGAACACTATGGGCCAGAGTCCCATGCCAGCACCGATGCCATCTCCCTTGCCAATCGGACCACCCCAACAACAACTATCGCCTCAAGTACCTGGAGGTATGGTTTCGCCACAACAGGCTATGTTCctacaacagcaacagcaacagcagcaacaacaacaacaacagcagcagcaaagGCCTGGTCCAGTTGCTGGTGGACCAATGCCTGGTGCATTGTTACAAGGACCATTGGCATATTTGGAAAAGACCACCAGCAATATAGGAATGGGTGATGGGAGGAGGTGA
- the LOC132917959 gene encoding regulator of G-protein signaling 11 isoform X1 produces MDKSDRRRRPFAFDKMEGLVREMKDEETGVRVKSQKLFLTSIPSAFAGYNIIEWLMDRLTVDETEAVHIANMLCQYGYFFPVNDSKTLTLKDDSSLYRFQIPYYWPCSQKNPDNVEYAIYLSKRLLRNKQRHALEDYEMDSLNSLKKNLQNKWEFITMQAEEQVRLSKDRKKGEKIVTDSQERAFWRVHRPPPGCVSVMEQIPIKIGGSFSTKKKRSSEDLRREVELLRNCIGRTRVKTSVALDGLVSFGETYHEYDPLLTGAQPSNPWVSDDPTFWTFNCPMVEAITEKRIKRWALSMEDLVSDATGLYEFTNYLRKEYSHENIRFWLAVNDLKRSCQSQILQRVKEIYDEFLAPGAPCEINIDGKTMERTHKEMKNPSRFTFDGAAEHVYTLLLKKDCYPRFIRSEHYKNLLANGVQPSARRRFFGLVGGAANKKADCKERIRSTAGCSSTQGTSSSSVLQANQSSSCSSAKRRGSDRSLTSSPHELPINSVKVSQSHSQSNLSDIPYRGDLPCTPSSPSSNQDNLSGGADECGEPQLPTMMADDVCPWDMADGGDKNKRSLPTSIAEERERRMSTSSSRKNSGGAAYDSAASADESQSDSVASRLRRSCGLGGGGGGSVDRRRGSSAACTPQQTVDRPSVSSAEDFDLGPSPESRSPEKQMPTSPHEPAGTASSLDDKSNRKKLLKSLSLARKQSVTPVINVSSVDRDNGCGDRTAADVADDTADTATTVAECVAPAAGAGPGSGGGHTPESAACSSGAEVATTTATAAASISDGNDVCPWEDEHNQDKGGRFLKVYETYGFL; encoded by the exons GTTATAACATAATTGAATGGCTAATGGACCGTTTAACTGTCGACGAAACTG aagCGGTCCATATAGCCAACATGTTATGTCAATACGGATACTTCTTTCCCGTAAACGACTCAAAAACTCTTACTCTAAAAGATGACAGTTCTCTGTACAGATTCCAA attcccTATTATTGGCCATGTTCACAAAAGAATCCCGATAACGTAGAATATGCGATATACCTATCAAAGAGACTGCTGAGAAACAAACAACGACATGCATTGGAAGACTATGAAATG GACTCATTGAACAGtctgaaaaaaaatctacaaaacAAATGGGAATTTATCACGATGCAGGCTGAAGAACAA GTGCGGTTGAGTAAAGATAGGAAAAAAGGGGAAAAAATAGTGACTGATAGTCAAGAAAGGGCATTTTGGAGGGTACATCGACCTCCTCCAGGATGTGTCAGCGTCATGGAACAAATACCGATAAAGATTGGTGGCAGTTTTTCAACCAAAAAGAAAAGAAGTTCTGAAGATCTCCGGAGagaa gtcgaATTGCTAAGAAATTGTATAGGGAGAACAAGAGTTAAAACGTCAGTAGCTTTGGACGGTCTAGTTTCATTCGGCGAGACGTATCATGAATACGATCCATTACTCACAGGTGCTCAACCATCGAACCCTTGGGTGTCGGACGACCCAACATTTTGGACGTTCAATTGTCCAAT GGTGGAAGCCATAACCGAAAAGCGCATAAAACGTTGGGCTCTATCAATGGAAGATTTAGTGTCTGATGCAACAG GTCTCTATGAGTTTACAAATTATCTCCGGAAAGAATACAGCCACGAAAACATCAGGTTTTGGTTAGCGGTCAACGATTTGAAACGGAGTTGTCAGTCACAAATCCTGCAGAGAGTCAAAGAAATATATGA TGAATTTCTAGCGCCCGGTGCTCCATGTGAAATCAATATAGACGGCAAGACGATGGAAAGAACGCATAAAGAAATGAAAAACCCGTCGAGATTTACGTTTGACGGTGCTGCGGAACACGTGTATACGTTACTCTTGAAAAAAGACTGTTATCCTAGATTCATAAGGTCGGAGCATTACAAAAACCTGCTCGCTAATGGAGTCCAGCCTTCGGCCAGACGAAG ATTTTTCGGGCTGGTCGGTGGCGCCGCCAACAAAAAGGCAGATTGCAAAGAACGCATAAGGAGCACTGCAGGATGTTCGAGCACACAGGGTACGTCATCGTCGTCGGTTTTACAAGCGAATCAATCGTCGTCGTGTAGCAGCGCAAAGCGAAGGGGCAGCGACAGGAGCCTGACTAGCTCACCACACGAGCTTCCAATAAATTCTGTTAAAGTCTCGCAATCCCATAGTCAATCTAATCTCAGTGACATACCCTATAG GGGAGATTTACCTTGCACACCTTCCTCTCCAAGTTCCAACCA AGATAACCTTAGCGGAGGTGCGGACGAATGCGGCGAGCCGCAGCTACCCACGATGATGGCGGACGACGTGTGCCCGTGGGACATGGCCGACGGTGGCGACAAGAACAAGCGGTCACTGCCGACGTCCATAGCCGAAGAACGCGAGCGCCGTATGTCCACGTCGTCGTCGCGCAAAAACTCGGGCGGCGCCGCGTACGACTCGGCGGCGAGCGCGGACGAGAGCCAATCCGATTCGGTGGCCAGCCGTCTGCGGCGGAGTTGCGGTctgggcggcggcggcggcggcagcgtgGACAGGCGCCGCGGGTCGTCGGCCGCGTGCACGCCGCAACAGACCGTCGACCGGCCGTCGGTGTCGTCGGCCGAGGACTTTGACCTCGGACCGTCGCCCGAGAGCAGGTCGCCCGAAAAGCAGATGCCGACGTCGCCGCACGAACCGGCCGGCACCGCGTCGTCGCTGGACGACAAGTCGAACCGGAAGAAGCTGCTGAAATCGCTGTCGTTGGCGAGGAAACAGAGCGTGACGCCCGTCATTAACGTCAGCTCGGTGGACAGGGACAACGGGTGCGGCGACCGGACCGCCGCGGACGTCGCCGACGATACGGCGGACACCGCGACCACGGTAGCCGAGTGCGTCGCCCCCGCCGCGGGTGCAGGACCGGGTTCCGGAGGCGGTCACACGCCGGAATCCGCGGCCTGCAGCAGCGGAGCGGAGGTGGCCACGACGACTGCGACTGCAGCCGCGTCCATCAGCGACGGTAACGACGTGTGTCCGTGGGAAGACGA GCACAACCAAGATAAAGGCGGCCGATTTTTAAAGGTATACGAGACCTACGGTTTTCTGTGA
- the LOC132917959 gene encoding regulator of G-protein signaling 11 isoform X2 has product MDKSDRRRRPFAFDKMEGLVREMKDEETGVRVKSQKLFLTSIPSAFAGYNIIEWLMDRLTVDETEAVHIANMLCQYGYFFPVNDSKTLTLKDDSSLYRFQIPYYWPCSQKNPDNVEYAIYLSKRLLRNKQRHALEDYEMDSLNSLKKNLQNKWEFITMQAEEQVRLSKDRKKGEKIVTDSQERAFWRVHRPPPGCVSVMEQIPIKIGGSFSTKKKRSSEDLRREVELLRNCIGRTRVKTSVALDGLVSFGETYHEYDPLLTGAQPSNPWVSDDPTFWTFNCPMVEAITEKRIKRWALSMEDLVSDATGLYEFTNYLRKEYSHENIRFWLAVNDLKRSCQSQILQRVKEIYDEFLAPGAPCEINIDGKTMERTHKEMKNPSRFTFDGAAEHVYTLLLKKDCYPRFIRSEHYKNLLANGVQPSARRRFFGLVGGAANKKADCKERIRSTAGCSSTQGTSSSSVLQANQSSSCSSAKRRGSDRSLTSSPHELPINSVKVSQSHSQSNLSDIPYRDNLSGGADECGEPQLPTMMADDVCPWDMADGGDKNKRSLPTSIAEERERRMSTSSSRKNSGGAAYDSAASADESQSDSVASRLRRSCGLGGGGGGSVDRRRGSSAACTPQQTVDRPSVSSAEDFDLGPSPESRSPEKQMPTSPHEPAGTASSLDDKSNRKKLLKSLSLARKQSVTPVINVSSVDRDNGCGDRTAADVADDTADTATTVAECVAPAAGAGPGSGGGHTPESAACSSGAEVATTTATAAASISDGNDVCPWEDEHNQDKGGRFLKVYETYGFL; this is encoded by the exons GTTATAACATAATTGAATGGCTAATGGACCGTTTAACTGTCGACGAAACTG aagCGGTCCATATAGCCAACATGTTATGTCAATACGGATACTTCTTTCCCGTAAACGACTCAAAAACTCTTACTCTAAAAGATGACAGTTCTCTGTACAGATTCCAA attcccTATTATTGGCCATGTTCACAAAAGAATCCCGATAACGTAGAATATGCGATATACCTATCAAAGAGACTGCTGAGAAACAAACAACGACATGCATTGGAAGACTATGAAATG GACTCATTGAACAGtctgaaaaaaaatctacaaaacAAATGGGAATTTATCACGATGCAGGCTGAAGAACAA GTGCGGTTGAGTAAAGATAGGAAAAAAGGGGAAAAAATAGTGACTGATAGTCAAGAAAGGGCATTTTGGAGGGTACATCGACCTCCTCCAGGATGTGTCAGCGTCATGGAACAAATACCGATAAAGATTGGTGGCAGTTTTTCAACCAAAAAGAAAAGAAGTTCTGAAGATCTCCGGAGagaa gtcgaATTGCTAAGAAATTGTATAGGGAGAACAAGAGTTAAAACGTCAGTAGCTTTGGACGGTCTAGTTTCATTCGGCGAGACGTATCATGAATACGATCCATTACTCACAGGTGCTCAACCATCGAACCCTTGGGTGTCGGACGACCCAACATTTTGGACGTTCAATTGTCCAAT GGTGGAAGCCATAACCGAAAAGCGCATAAAACGTTGGGCTCTATCAATGGAAGATTTAGTGTCTGATGCAACAG GTCTCTATGAGTTTACAAATTATCTCCGGAAAGAATACAGCCACGAAAACATCAGGTTTTGGTTAGCGGTCAACGATTTGAAACGGAGTTGTCAGTCACAAATCCTGCAGAGAGTCAAAGAAATATATGA TGAATTTCTAGCGCCCGGTGCTCCATGTGAAATCAATATAGACGGCAAGACGATGGAAAGAACGCATAAAGAAATGAAAAACCCGTCGAGATTTACGTTTGACGGTGCTGCGGAACACGTGTATACGTTACTCTTGAAAAAAGACTGTTATCCTAGATTCATAAGGTCGGAGCATTACAAAAACCTGCTCGCTAATGGAGTCCAGCCTTCGGCCAGACGAAG ATTTTTCGGGCTGGTCGGTGGCGCCGCCAACAAAAAGGCAGATTGCAAAGAACGCATAAGGAGCACTGCAGGATGTTCGAGCACACAGGGTACGTCATCGTCGTCGGTTTTACAAGCGAATCAATCGTCGTCGTGTAGCAGCGCAAAGCGAAGGGGCAGCGACAGGAGCCTGACTAGCTCACCACACGAGCTTCCAATAAATTCTGTTAAAGTCTCGCAATCCCATAGTCAATCTAATCTCAGTGACATACCCTATAG AGATAACCTTAGCGGAGGTGCGGACGAATGCGGCGAGCCGCAGCTACCCACGATGATGGCGGACGACGTGTGCCCGTGGGACATGGCCGACGGTGGCGACAAGAACAAGCGGTCACTGCCGACGTCCATAGCCGAAGAACGCGAGCGCCGTATGTCCACGTCGTCGTCGCGCAAAAACTCGGGCGGCGCCGCGTACGACTCGGCGGCGAGCGCGGACGAGAGCCAATCCGATTCGGTGGCCAGCCGTCTGCGGCGGAGTTGCGGTctgggcggcggcggcggcggcagcgtgGACAGGCGCCGCGGGTCGTCGGCCGCGTGCACGCCGCAACAGACCGTCGACCGGCCGTCGGTGTCGTCGGCCGAGGACTTTGACCTCGGACCGTCGCCCGAGAGCAGGTCGCCCGAAAAGCAGATGCCGACGTCGCCGCACGAACCGGCCGGCACCGCGTCGTCGCTGGACGACAAGTCGAACCGGAAGAAGCTGCTGAAATCGCTGTCGTTGGCGAGGAAACAGAGCGTGACGCCCGTCATTAACGTCAGCTCGGTGGACAGGGACAACGGGTGCGGCGACCGGACCGCCGCGGACGTCGCCGACGATACGGCGGACACCGCGACCACGGTAGCCGAGTGCGTCGCCCCCGCCGCGGGTGCAGGACCGGGTTCCGGAGGCGGTCACACGCCGGAATCCGCGGCCTGCAGCAGCGGAGCGGAGGTGGCCACGACGACTGCGACTGCAGCCGCGTCCATCAGCGACGGTAACGACGTGTGTCCGTGGGAAGACGA GCACAACCAAGATAAAGGCGGCCGATTTTTAAAGGTATACGAGACCTACGGTTTTCTGTGA
- the LOC132917608 gene encoding protein-lysine N-methyltransferase EEF2KMT isoform X1: protein MGIMMVDCLNNDTVRQFLCATQLAAINLKNISKEVDFILMILSHPILQKYPLKTLYITRFLKAIISQMENSGNELCDELYLKYVELIQKESNKGPFYKHYIIDNNIISKELTESVITIQESTSIVSQGTTGLCTWQAGIALSCWCLKNQDKLKDKFIIELGCGTGLSGISACINCRPSEYWFTDCHSTVLNTLKHNIQINETHHKFNCKYNVVQLSWNDIEDLKMFENKKPDLVLAADVIFDHTMFEPLCSSLRYFTINNTTEIILFCTMRNPETYTKFLETLRKKCDDIYLFLFKNNNKRCSRKYFTYFIFFFFRKV from the exons ATGGGGATTATGATGGTTGACTGCTTGAATAATGACACGGTTAGACAATTTCTGTGTGCAACTCAACTTGCAGCAATCAACCTCAAA aatATATCAAAAGaagttgattttatattaatgatccTGTCCCATCCAATCTTACAAAAATACCCACTGAAAACTCTCTACATCACTAGATTTTTGAAAGCAATTATTAGTCAA atgGAAAATAGTGGAAATGAATTATGcgatgaattatatttaaaatatgttgaacTCATCCAAAAAGAATCTAATAAAGGACctttttataaacactatataattgataataatattattagtaaagaGTTGACTGAGTCAGTTATAACTATCCAAGAAAGTACCAGTATTGTTTCACAAGGAACCACAGGACTCTGCACTTGGCAG GCGGGTATAGCACTAAGTTGTTGGTGTTTAAAAAATCAAGATAAACTCAAAGACAAATTTATCATTGAGTTGGGTTGTGGAACTGGATTGAGCGGAATAAGCGCTTGTATAAATTGTAGACCAAGCGAATACTGGTTTACAGACTGTCACTCAACTGTTTTAAACACCTTAAAGCACAACATACAAATTAATGAAACACACCACAAATTCAACtgtaaatataatgttgttCAATTGTCCTGGAATGATATAGAGgatttgaaaatgtttgaaaataaaaaaccagATTTGGTTCTAGCAGCTG atgtgaTCTTTGATCATACAATGTTTGAGCCATTATGTAGTTCGCTGAGGTATTTTACAATCAATAATACAACCGAAATAATACTTTTCTGTACAATGAGAAATCCTGAGACTTATACAAAATTCCTTGAGACCCTACGTAAGAAATGTGatgatatttacttatttttgtttaaaaataataataaacgatgcagtagaaaatattttacctatttcatttttttttttttcagaaaagtATGA
- the LOC132917608 gene encoding protein-lysine N-methyltransferase EEF2KMT isoform X2, with amino-acid sequence MGIMMVDCLNNDTVRQFLCATQLAAINLKNISKEVDFILMILSHPILQKYPLKTLYITRFLKAIISQMENSGNELCDELYLKYVELIQKESNKGPFYKHYIIDNNIISKELTESVITIQESTSIVSQGTTGLCTWQAGIALSCWCLKNQDKLKDKFIIELGCGTGLSGISACINCRPSEYWFTDCHSTVLNTLKHNIQINETHHKFNCKYNVVQLSWNDIEDLKMFENKKPDLVLAADVIFDHTMFEPLCSSLRYFTINNTTEIILFCTMRNPETYTKFLETLQKYDLKFTQNILPNNYSIVLQQECPIYIIHIK; translated from the exons ATGGGGATTATGATGGTTGACTGCTTGAATAATGACACGGTTAGACAATTTCTGTGTGCAACTCAACTTGCAGCAATCAACCTCAAA aatATATCAAAAGaagttgattttatattaatgatccTGTCCCATCCAATCTTACAAAAATACCCACTGAAAACTCTCTACATCACTAGATTTTTGAAAGCAATTATTAGTCAA atgGAAAATAGTGGAAATGAATTATGcgatgaattatatttaaaatatgttgaacTCATCCAAAAAGAATCTAATAAAGGACctttttataaacactatataattgataataatattattagtaaagaGTTGACTGAGTCAGTTATAACTATCCAAGAAAGTACCAGTATTGTTTCACAAGGAACCACAGGACTCTGCACTTGGCAG GCGGGTATAGCACTAAGTTGTTGGTGTTTAAAAAATCAAGATAAACTCAAAGACAAATTTATCATTGAGTTGGGTTGTGGAACTGGATTGAGCGGAATAAGCGCTTGTATAAATTGTAGACCAAGCGAATACTGGTTTACAGACTGTCACTCAACTGTTTTAAACACCTTAAAGCACAACATACAAATTAATGAAACACACCACAAATTCAACtgtaaatataatgttgttCAATTGTCCTGGAATGATATAGAGgatttgaaaatgtttgaaaataaaaaaccagATTTGGTTCTAGCAGCTG atgtgaTCTTTGATCATACAATGTTTGAGCCATTATGTAGTTCGCTGAGGTATTTTACAATCAATAATACAACCGAAATAATACTTTTCTGTACAATGAGAAATCCTGAGACTTATACAAAATTCCTTGAGACCCTAC aaaagtATGACCTAAAGTTTACACAAAACATTTTACCTAACAATTACTCAATTGTACTACAACAAGAATgtccaatatatataatacatataaaatag
- the LOC132917609 gene encoding TP53-regulated inhibitor of apoptosis 1-B-like: MDECKLFKKEYDKCFNIWFRDKFLKGSNDDSVCSELLKNYTGCVKKAMKEKDIIIDDDFRRYHPKISPNYEQSKNK; encoded by the exons ATGGATGAAtgcaaattgtttaaaaaagaaTATGACAAGTGTTTTAATATTTGGTTCAGGGATAAATTTCTTAAAGGAAGTAATGATGACTCTGTGTGTTCAGAGCTTTTGAAGAATTATACAGGATGCGTCaag aaagCGATGAAAGAAAAAGACATTATTATTGATGACGACTTCAGACGATATCATCCAAAAATTAGTCCCAATTACGAAcagtctaaaaataaataa